A region from the Plasmodium chabaudi chabaudi strain AS genome assembly, chromosome: 2 genome encodes:
- a CDS encoding actin-related protein, whose protein sequence is MNEYGNQLYSNQPIIIDNGSGYIKSGFAGDDAPNLVFPSYVGRPKYKRVMAGAVEGNLFVGNKAEEYRGLLKVTYPINHGIIENWNDMENIWIHVYNSLKINSEEHPVLLTEAPLNPQKNKEKIAEVFFESFNAPALFISIQAILSLYSCGKTNGTVLDCGDGVCHCVSIYEGYSITNTITRSDIAGRDITTYLGYLLRKNGHLFNTSAEMEVVKSMKENCCYVSFNMSKEKNTSEKSLTNLPYILPDGSQILIGSERYRAPEVLFNPSILGLEYLGLSELIVTSITRADMDLRKTLYSHIVLSGGTTMFQGFGDRLLNEIRKFAPKDITIRISAPPERKFSTFIGGSILASLATFKKIWINKQEFDEYGSAILHKKTF, encoded by the exons atgAACGAATATGGTAATCAGCTTTATTCTAATCAGCCAATAATAATTGACAATGGAAGTGGTTATATAAAATCAGGCTTCGCAGGGGATGATGCCCCTAACCTTGTATTCCCTTCCTA tgtTGGGCGACCAAAATACAAGAGGGTTATGGCTGGAGCAGTAGAGGGGAATTTGTTTGTTGGAAATAAAGCA gAAGAATATCGAGGGTTATTAAAAGTTACTTATCCAATAAATCATGGGATTATTGAAAATTGGAATGACATGGAAAATATTTGGATACATGTTTATAATTCACTAAAGATAAATTCAGAAGAg CATCCAGTATTATTGACAGAAGCCCCGTTAAATCCACAAAAGAATAAAGAAAAGATTGCTGAAGTATTCTTTGAATCTTTTAATGCCCCagctttatttatttctatacAAGCAATACTATCTTTATATTCATGTGGAAAAACAAATGGTACAGTTCTTGATTGTGGAGACGGTGTTTGTCATTGTGTGTCCATTTATGAAG gATACAGTATAACGAACACCATTACCAGATCTGACATTGCAGGACGAGATATTACTACATATTTAGGATACCtgttaagaaaaaatgggcatttatttaatacgTCTGCTGAAATGGAAGTAGTAAAAAGCATGAAAGAAAATTGTTGTTATGTCTCGTTTAATATGagtaaagaaaaaaatacttcAGAAAAATCGCTTACAAATTTGCCTTATATACTCCCAGATGGGTCACAAATATTG atTGGGTCTGAGAGATACAGGGCACCGGAAGTTCTCTTCAACCCGTCCATTTTAGGACTAGAGTATTTAG GGTTGTCTGAGTTAATTGTCACCTCTATAACGAGGGCAGATATGGATTTGAGAAAAACCTTATATTCACATATTGTACTGTCAGGAGGTACAACAATGTTTCAGg gCTTTGGAGACAGACTATTAAATGAGATTCGGAAGTTTGCCCCCAAAGACATTACA atCCGAATTAGTGCACCCCCTGAAAGAAAGTTCAGTACATTCATAGGAGGATCGATACTAGCTTCCTTAGcaacatttaaaaaaatatggattaACAAGCAG GAGTTTGATGAGTATGGTAGTGCAAtattacacaaaaaaacattttga
- a CDS encoding L-seryl-tRNA(Sec) kinase, putative: MNFLFMFYGPPCSGKDTLINFFIKKKKKIFFFIYLLYNLKKDNISYRCSYEKIFFIQLIKYCSKINKVPKLNNNDAGRKTNLSFSSLICLYKTLFVTSLGDSPPRSTFQGSLNAVYNKIKNVKKVNKAKQLCVTPHTLPKHVKHKHAHSNGQSSEHIHKSGITKECIKISRKKIFIRIAKPKTFFIFYKKFANQIKHFQHFLSKYKFSIHNISPDDIEKQFYSTKNKKRHINQYKKIKKIEKNNIAIMTNKIFIFEKQNPKTKIYYPDIKKRCLKNKLFFLKNNRKNKNIKPTLINQKKYWKIARKVAYLYCYHLINQNEKKNSHTKHDRNKIIILNDTFHFPSMRKKYYLLSKKYNSLYIQAFLNTPAKDCIKLNTNRDKFKYISNETIIKNCLYHNKYAIRLKNGKTNPRMINLVKATRKWQANTISIQVNRLKNKNKLTELLFFIYKHFATFIKEIKKTNKAIIKKESPKPVIQTSTLEIINKTANKIIHEKLKNIPNDQKNLYAQKYRLIKLQLLKECRITKNCNIKDIEHRFVTD; this comes from the exons atgaattttctCTTTATGTTTTATGGGCCTCCATGTAGCGGAAAAGATACATTAataaacttttttattaaaaaaaaaaaaaaaattttcttttttatatacttattaTATAACCTAAAAAAGGATAACATATCATATAGATGTAGTTATGAAAAGATATTCTTCATACagctaataaaatattgctctaaaataaataaagttcctaaattgaataataatgatgcaGGTAGAAAAACAAATCTATCATTCTCTTCTctaatatgtttatataaaactttGTTTGTCACCTCCTTGGGCGACTCTCCACCTCGCTCAACTTTCCAAGGCTCTCTCAATGCCGTCtacaacaaaattaaaaatgtaaaaaaagtaaataaagCAAAACAACTATGCGTTACCCCACACACGCTTCCTAAACATGTCAAGCATAAACATGCCCATAGCAATGGCCAAAGCAGTGAGCACATTCACAAGAGTGGCATAACTAAAGagtgtataaaaataagtaggaaaaaaatatttatccGTATAGCTAAGCCAAAGacctttttcatattttataaaaaatttgctAACCAAATTAAACATTTTCAACACTTTTTATCAAAGTACAAATTTTctattcataatatatcacCAGATGATATTGAGAAACAATTCTAttcaacaaaaaataaaaaaagacataTCAATCAgtataagaaaataaaaaaaattgaaaaaaataacattgCAATAATGacaaacaaaatttttatttttgaaaagcAAAACCCCAAAacgaaaatatattaccctgacataaaaaaacgatgtctaaaaaataaattattttttttaaaaaacaataggaaaaataaaaacataaaaccTACATTAattaatcaaaaaaaatattggaaAATTGCTAGAAAAgttgcatatttatattgctATCATTTGATCaatcaaaatgaaaaaaaaaattcccATACCAAACAtgatagaaataaaataattatattaaacgATACTTTTCACTTTCCTTCAATGAGAAAGAAATACTATTTactttcaaaaaaat ATAACTCTCTATACATTCAAGCATTTTTAAACACCCCAGCTAAAGattgtataaaattaaacacAAATAGAGACaagtttaaatatatatccaaCGAaactattataaaaaattgtttatatcaTAACAAATATGCAATTAGACTCAAAAATGGGAAAACAAACCCTCGAATGATTAACCTTGTTAAGGCTACTCGAAAGTGGCAAGCAAATACTATATCTATCCAAGTTAAtcgtttaaaaaataaaaacaaa cTTACAGAACtattattctttatatacaaacatTTTGCaacttttataaaagaaataaaaaaaacaaataaagcaatcataaaaaaagaaagccCCAAACCAGTAATTCAAACAAGTACTTTGGAg ATTATCAATAAGACTGctaacaaaattattcatgagaaattaaaaaatattccaaaTG atCAAAAGAATTTGTATGCTCAAAAATACCGTCTTATCAAATTACAACTCTTAAAAG AATGCAGAATAACCAAAAATTGCAACATAAAAGATATAGAGCACCGTTTTGTGACTGATTAG
- a CDS encoding parasite-infected erythrocyte surface protein, producing MNKYYARFIHILIVLIFYLFINKCEGESKNKNENVISPIHSFKSPIQIEDLNNGWVIDYSAAPTNNYLVLVPNVYNRRGILYNNTPIKSDVFDISFSFNIYKKYYKESIDGSYYKNEPGKNITYNVNIDEKDKTNGFAFWILENQMSVQSPTTSNEPIVLNEEDVILYGYKKTFSGICVYFQLRENDLAVYALINNGNKSININNNSAKNYNLGLLQNNGLISVKVTAQKNDVRIYLFNAKTSTYIHSLTIKKILPKENYIGFSSYNFKEDKSISLTHVNKYLPTFVGITDFHVYTNYVVKEPEQEIIAENDNPEPNNVKANNEEANNNDVNVNTLMNDISSSQNLGQSSQEETLKSMLKIIQDFVTYQVNIDKHMSQNMAVLKENIQNMQEEIKQIRKNINNKSDPKNIQKIFTSELSGLKNLFHSHAQHHKKNIEDITNRLTSKLDNNYDLKLLAQKAQKLEHIINKGNNTSYFFSVAFAALIVITLIMIYKKIRDVEKKHIL from the coding sequence atgaataaatattatgcaagatttatacatattttaatcgtattaatattttatttgtttataaataagtGTGAGGGtgaatcaaaaaataaaaatgaaaatgttatTTCCCCAATACACTCTTTTAAATCTCCAATTCAGATCGAAGATTTAAACAATGGATGGGTCATAGATTATTCAGCAGCACCAACTAATAACTATTTGGTGCTTGTACCTAATGTGTATAATCGAAGgggtatattatataacaaCACCCCAATAAAATCAGACGTCTTTGATATTAGTTTCAGtttcaatatttataaaaaatattataaagaatCGATTGATGGaagttattataaaaatgaacctggaaaaaatattacatataatgtaaatatcgatgaaaaagataaaacaAATGGTTTTGCATTTTGGATATTAGAAAATCAGATGTCTGTACAATCACCCACCACTAGTAACGAGCCAATAGTTTTGAATGAAGAAGatgttatattatatggttataaaaaaacatttagtggcatatgtgtatattttcaattaaGAGAAAATGATCTAGCTGTATAtgcattaataaataatggaaacaaatctataaatattaataataatagtgcaaaaaattataatttaggtttattacaaaataatggtTTAATAAGTGTAAAAGTAACAGctcaaaaaaatgatgtacGTATTTACTTATTTAATGCAAAAACATcgacatatatacatagtCTAactataaagaaaattttacctaaagaaaattatattggATTTTCTTCTTATAATTTCAAGGAAGATAAATCTATATCCCTTACACacgtaaataaatatttaccaACATTTGTGGGTATAACCGATTTTCatgtatatacaaattatgtTGTTAAAGAACCAGAACAAGAAATTATTGCTGAAAATGATAACCCAGAACCTAATAATGTAAAAgcaaataatgaagaagcaaataataatgatgtaAATGTTAATACATTGATGAATGATATTTCATCATCTCAAAACTTAGGCCAATCTTCTCAAGAAGAAACTTTAAAATCtatgttaaaaataattcaagaCTTTGTTACTTATCAAGTTAATATTGATAAACATATGTCACAAAATATGGCagttttaaaagaaaatattcaaaatatgcAAGAAgagataaaacaaatacgaaaaaatattaataataaatcagatccaaaaaatattcaaaaaatttttacttCCGAATTAAGCggattaaaaaatttatttcattctCATGCACAgcatcataaaaaaaatatagaagaCATTACAAACAGATTAACTAGCAAATTAGACAATAATTAcgatttaaaattattagcCCAAAAAGCTCAAAAATTGgaacatattattaataaggGAAATAATACCTCCTACTTTTTCTCAGTAGCATTTGCCGCTCTTATTGTTATAACTCTCATAatgatttataaaaaaattagagatgttgaaaaaaaacatattttataa
- a CDS encoding StAR-related lipid transfer protein, which translates to MNFKHNKYYIFLVSLFVLAKYNNNVGSCKSTNVTNYRSLGELIDVENVKENQKYLEQAKIEEAELNVEANTEKESTQTLVKTKSEILTEEKIAINEKSVFINDELVTKYLNICDSVRNNTFSNENNEFFNKSEDCTLFKNPVDKNKPNYEIVGHGKLNDVSLYGMNYALRDLSAIREWNTHISYLNYLDLTKDGIEDKMKKNESIDPSKHTIEDTEIFNNNSYLYLVNGLPWPFRSHDTPYEYYQKYFPDKNMLLVANRSVKKAFKDVSGYTRIRNYENFFCLYSKNKDIYSPGLDYVASIFYDVNISAFLQNSILNQLFPKLIFDLNATSRKYTQAGLSMSEEEKTTYQLLLQGKTHNKKLKSVENKLNSSENALETTKGSNILWTIFISPVYKVAEICIFVIKKTFGMFQYDE; encoded by the coding sequence atgaatttcaaacataataaatattatatttttttagtatcCTTGTTTGTTTTGGcgaaatataataataatgttgGATCCTGTAAATCAACAAATGTAACTAATTACCGAAGTTTAGGAGAGCTTATTGATGTAGAAAATGTAAAGGAAAaccaaaaatatttagaaCAAGCTAAGATTGAAGAAGCTGAATTAAATGTTGAAGCCAATACCGAAAAAGAAAGCACACAAACTCTTGTAAAAACTAAAAGTGAAATATTAacagaagaaaaaatagctataaatgaaaaatctGTATTCATTAATGACGAGTTAGTAactaaatatttaaacattTGTGATAGCGTACgtaataatacatttagtaatgaaaacaatgaattttttaataaaagtgAAGATTGTAccttatttaaaaatccAGTAGATAAGAATAAAccaaattatgaaatagTAGGACAtggaaaattaaatgatgtATCACTTTATGGTATGAATTATGCATTGAGAGATCTTTCAGCAATTAGAGAATGGAATACCCATATttcttatttaaattatttagatTTAACAAAAGATGGAATTGAagataaaatgaaaaagaatgaATCAATTGATCCAAGCAAACATACAATAGAAGATACAGAAATATTCAACAACAATAGTTACCTTTATTTAGTAAATGGTTTACCATGGCCATTTAGAAGTCATGATACTccatatgaatattatcaaaaatattttccagataaaaatatgctttTAGTTGCCAATAGATCAGTTAAAAAAGCTTTTAAAGATGTTTCAGGTTATACTAGAATTCGAAATTATGaaaactttttttgtttatattcaaaaaataaagatatatatagccCAGGTTTAGATTATGTCgcatccattttttatgatgtAAACATTTCAGCATTTTTGCAAAATAGTATACTTAATCAATTATTTCCAAAACTTATCTTTGATTTAAATGCAACTTCaagaaaatatacacaAGCTGGATTATCCATGTctgaagaagaaaaaacaaCTTATCAACTATTATTACAAGGTAAAAcccataataaaaaacttaAATCAGtcgaaaataaattaaatagttCAGAAAACGCTTTAGAGACTACTAAGGGctctaatatattatggacaatatttattagtCCAGTGTATAAGGTGGCTGAAATTTGCATctttgttataaaaaaaacatttggTATGTTCCAATATGATGAATAG
- a CDS encoding ATP-dependent RNA helicase, putative, which yields MFPFPHIWYTCFFIFFCFFFKVNCFTFFKKQNSLIINNKWERNFSSNVYLLKNRSKFNLKNEKWEDNFTIKHGNNKNEDNGQASQNENIINLNGKKKKKKKYDIGYNDKAWEKRRTHQTIYLNKKQKYNKKEVNTIKKKLENESKGRRKSYTNSFNHKIVNNNKHVQSLEKTNRLSKKQAEQNGGKKRDGKIVDNKKKKEQEKILNMFDKDLNQSLQKLNIKTRKFEMHKNKQSAKTDISENEILQKMLTNNGPTKAGKVKETSKPTKPIQLKETNKPPKPSKVKRANETSETKEVDPKEPSNYDEMVNKLDIRKILKIGNSIDGFRKEIEIKNDVPAEFESQAKRLNLFSTIVDFNANAKGEAEDEKGEVEDEKGEVEDEKGEVEDEITKADTFKNIGIYDNFINVYLKYNNIDNPTFYQKKIIPILMYFLNNASYDLMRCTNEISNDANFQMQNEKVAKQIIYINKYNSASKNLIRTFFLHCPTGTGKTFMYLLPIFQQITNLKLSENVNQNCETKQVENDEEKKNEIFYKAKQLNGTTSFCCSDQINTDFINKNYEILKNNILNYVIDEESNKAVPNNSNPNGQAKVKQNDILILTYNKEVAVQIYELYKDIINSFYKSYASKFFEINKSLTQFEYITEEQQECLEKMNLLYKSKINMNVHLLIGGNNIKYQLKNLRKPKMNIIKECEENDNDIVNVNIYVGTPGRVHTIINEKKTINLENVHTVIFDEYDFFFNKFEDDKIDKDKAMTKIELENTFFSKILKSIYTKKTKKKTPSITNVICCSATSAIYPYLLYTKHFISERFLTSLLGKGAKQEDPTEQPTDTPPINYEKEEKIINSLFKIEDTIKIPKNLIHFNYCYNKKSQIKNNNAMSYFLKILFSNPLNKNVLVFCNTKVSPKTSLTLVCSFSFYLFICFDISLYIFLKQKRVMDLWSLFRNRFDVDIQTIFSGNEKKKKKIFKDINYANFSKNDLINYKNLKKYVNFLFISTNLLYRGINCIGFTTLINFDMPLSPTEYVHRCGRIGRVNNKGAIFNIFEEQDKKKYTKQIFNKINIKPFDIDCYMNNIFTLKK from the exons ATGTTCCCTTTTCCCCACATTTGGTATAcctgtttttttatttttttttgttttttttttaaagtaaaTTGTTTTACATTCTTTAAGAAACAAAACTCGTTAATCATAAACAACAAATGGGAAAGAAACTTTTCTTCAAATgtttatcttttaaaaaatagaagTAAGTTCAActtgaaaaatgaaaaatgggAAGACAACTTTACTATCAAACATGGAAATAACAAAAACGAAGATAATGGGCAAGCTAgccaaaatgaaaatataataaatttgaatggaaaaaaaaaaaaaaaaaaaaaatatgacatAGGCTATAATGACAAAGCATGGGAAAAACGACGTACCCATCAAACAATCTATTTGAAtaagaaacaaaaatacaataaaaaggaagtaaacacaattaaaaaaaaactcgAAAATGAAAGCAAaggaagaagaaaaagttACACAAATAGTTTCAACCACaaaatagtaaataataacaagCATGTGCAAAGTTtggaaaaaacaaatcGACTTTCAAAAAAGCAAGCCGAACAAAATGGAGGGAAAAAACGAGATGGAAAAATAGTggacaataaaaaaaagaaagagcaagaaaaaatattaaacatGTTCGATAAAGATTTGAATCAATCCCttcaaaaattaaacataaaaacgagaaaatttgaaatgcataaaaataagcaaaGTGCAAAAACAGATATCAGCGAAAATGAGATCCTCCAAAAAATGCTCACAAACAATGGGCCAACAAAGGCAGGCAAAGTGAAGGAAACGAGCAAGCCAACTAAGCCAATCCAATTAAAGGAAACGAACAAGCCACCCAAGCCAAGCAAAGTAAAGAGAGCGAACGAAACGAGCGAAACAAAGGAAGTGGACCCAAAGGAACCGTCCAATTACGACGAAATGGTTAACAAGTTGGACATacgaaaaatattaaaaattggaaataGCATAGATGGGTTTCGAAAGGAGAtcgaaattaaaaatgatgtcCCAGCAGAGTTTGAAAGTCAGGCAAAACGACTGAACTTGTTCAGTACCATTGTCGATTTTAATGCAAATGCGAAAGGAGAAGCAGAAGACGAAAAGGGGGAAGTAGAAGACGAAAAGGGGGAAGTAGAAGACGAAAAGGGGGAAGTAGAAGACGAAATAACCAAAGCGGACACGTTTAAGAATATCGGGATTTACGACAACTTTATCAAcgtatatttaaaatataacaatataGATAATCCAACATTttaccaaaaaaaaataatcccAATCCTCATGTATTTCTTAAATAATGCATCCTACGATTTGATGAGATGCACAAATGAAATTTCTAATGATGCAAATTTTCAGAtgcaaaatgaaaaagtagcaaaacaaataatatatattaataaatataatagtgctagtaaaaatttgataagaactttttttttacattgcCCAACTGGAACTGGAAAAActtttatgtatttactTCCGATTTTTCAACAAATTACTAATTTAAAACTTTCTGAAAATGTTAATCAAAATTGTGAAACGAAACAAGTTGAgaatgatgaagaaaagaaaaatgaaatattttacaaagcCAAACAATTAAATGGCACAACATCCTTTTGTTGCTCTGATCAGATAAACACTGACTTtatcaataaaaattatgaaatacttaaaaataatattttaaattatgtaaTAGATGAAGAAAGTAATAAAGCAGTCCCCAATAATAGCAATCCAAATGGACAAGCAAaagtaaaacaaaatgatatCCTAATTTTGACATACAATAAAGAGGTGGCTGTGCAAATCTACGAACTgtataaagatataattaattcGTTTTATAAATCCTATGcttctaaattttttgaaataaataaatctcTAACacaatttgaatatatcACTGAAGAGCAACAAGAATGTCTTGAAAAGATGAACTTGCtttataaaagtaaaataaatatgaatgtccatttattaataggtggaaataatataaaatatcagttaaaaaatttgcGAAAAcccaaaatgaatataataaaagaatgtGAAGAGAATGACAACGATATTgtaaatgtaaatatatatgttggAACCCCGGGAAGAGTACATactataataaatgaaaaaaaaactataaatCTAGAAAATGTTCATACTGTGATTTTTGACGAATAtgatttcttttttaacaaGTTCGAGGATGATAAAATTGATAAGGACAAAGCCATGACCAAAATTGAGTTGGAAAATACTTTTTTCtcgaaaatattaaaaagtatttacacaaaaaaaacgaaaaaaaaaacgccATCAATTACTAATGTGATATGTTGTAGTGCAACATCAGCTATATATCCATATCTCCTATACacaaaacattttatttcagAAAGATTTTTAACTAGCCTTTTAGGCAAAGGTGCAAAACAAGAAGATCCAACCGAACAACCAACGGACACTCCTCCAATAAATTATGagaaagaagaaaaaataataaactcattatttaaaattgaagACACAATTAAAATTCCAAAAAACTTAATACACTTTAATTATTgctataataaaaaaagtcagatcaaaaataataatgcaatgtcttattttttaaaaattcttttttcCAATCCTCTTAACAAGAATGTTTTAGTCTTCTGCAACACAAAGGTGAGTCCCAAAACTAGTCTTACTCTTGTTTgctctttttcattttatctTTTCATTTGCTTTGACATTTCTCTTTACATTTTTCTAAAACAGAAACGAGTTATGGACCTATGGAGTTTATTTCGAAACCGATTTGATGTTGACATacaaacaattttttctggaaatgaaaaaaaaaaaaaaaaaatatttaaagatATTAATTATGCAAACTTTTCTAAAAATGACTTAATCAATTAtaagaatttaaaaaagtatgttaactttttatttatatcaacTAATTTGTTATATAGAGGAATTAATTGTATTGGCTTTACGACCCTCATCAATTTTGACATGCCCCTAA GCCCCACTGAGTATGTGCATAGGTGTGGACGAATAGGGAGAGTAAACAACAAAGGCGCTATATTCAACATTTTTGAAGAacaagataaaaaaaaatatacgaaacaaatatttaacaaaataaatattaaaccATTTGATATAGATtgttatatgaataatatatttactttaaaaaaataa
- a CDS encoding thrombospondin-related sporozoite protein, putative, protein MFITISRYLFLLFLIKSCLHLFPQHNDTFFERGPQPNKIGNNQIFNRRILDGSELNDCDRWSDWSQCSKTCDIGIKIRARISNNPIHSLFCSKFTESSVCFMQECPESSERRSRDEREKRKNKKSKMLTKYLIIFCVFSAANIIILLICAIISIKKKLI, encoded by the exons atgtttATCACAATTTCAAGatacctttttttattatttttaataaaatcatGCCTTC ACCTATTCCCTCAACACAATGATACATTCTTCGAGCGTGGACCCCAACCAAACAA AATTGGAAATAAccaaatatttaatagaaGAATACTAGATGGAAGCGAATTAAATGATTGTGATCGATGGTCAGACTGGTCCCAGTGTTCAAAGACATGCGATATcggaataaaaatacgaGCCAGAATTAGTAACAATCCAATTCATTCATTGTTTTGTTCTAAATTTACAGAATCTTCTGTTTGTTTTATGCAAGAATGCCCTGAATCATCTGAAAGACGAAGTCGTGACGAAAgagaaaaacgaaaaaataaaaaaagtaaaatgcTAACCAAATatctaataattttttgtgtattttCAGCAGCaaatataatcatattGTTAATCTGCGCAATCATTTCAATCAAAAAGAaacttatataa